The window TCGACGCGTTGGCCGACCTCGACCAGCACCCGAACGATGCTGCCGTTCATGGGTGCGGTCAGGCCGCCCTGAGGCTTGTGGCTGGCGTCGGCGGTGGCAATCGGGTCGTGGCGCGTGATGGCGTGCAGATCACCGGCCCATTTCAGGTAAAGCGTATTGCCATGGCGAACGCTCAGGGGCGTGCTGATCGCGTCGGCGTGGTCAGTGAGCCGAACCACTCGGTGCTGGCCAGCGCAGGCCAGGTGGATGTCGATTTCGTCTGGCAGACCAAAGCGCAATCCGTTGAGCGCTGACCACGGAGAGTGCCGGTCGTCGTGTCGCGCACTGCTGGCCTCGCTCTGGATGAACGCTGCGCCAGCGGCCTGCCAGAACTCGGCGGACAGTTCAGTCGACTGCGGCAGCAATTGCGCCTGATGTCGCGGTATGAAGTCTGTATCCAGCTCGGCTGCGGCAAACCCTGGGTGAGCCATGATGCGGCGCAGGAAGGGCAGGTTGGTTTTCACGCCACCCACCACGAACTCGTCGAGCATCGCCAACAGCCGCAGGCGCGCCTGCTCACGGTTCTCACCCCAGGCAATGAGCTTGCCGAGCATCGGGTCGTAAAACGGCGAAACGTTGTCGCCTTGCTCAACGCCGCTGTCGACCCGGCGCCCGGCCCCGGCAGCGCTTTCGCGATACACCTGCAGGGTGCCCGTGGCAGGCAGAAACTCATTGTCGGGGTCTTCGGCATACAGGCGCACTTCAATGGCGTGCCCGCGCAGAGGAACCTGGGCCTGGGTCAGCGGCAACACTTCGCCTTGCGCCACACGCAATTGCCACTCCACCAGATCCAGGCCGGTGATGGCTTCCGTCACTGGGTGCTCGACCTGTAAGCGGGTGTTCATTTCCATGAAGAAGAAGTCGCCACGGGCATCGAGCAAAAACTCCACGGTCCCGGCGCCCACATAGCCGATGCTCTGCGCCGCGCGGACAGCGGCTTCCCCCATGGCGGCGCGCAGTGACGGGCTGAGGCCGGGTGCAGGGGCTTCTTCGACGACCTTTTGATGGCGGCGCTGGATTGAGCAGTCCCGTTCGTTCAGGTAGAGACAATGACCGTGCTGATCGGCGAACACCTGAATTTCCACGTGCCGAGGCTTGAGCAGGTATTTTTCCACCAGCATCTGGGCGTTACCGAACGAAGACGCCGCTTCGCGCTGGGCCGAGGCCAATGCATCGGCCATGTCAGCGGCGCGCTCCACGACCTTCATACCCTTGCCGCCACCCCCGGCCGTGGCCTTTAGCAACACCGGGTAGCCGATGCGTTCGGCGGCAGCGCGGAACGTCTCGGCATCCTGAGCCTGGCCGTGATAACCCGGCACCAGTGGCACCCCGGCTTGCTCCATGAGCGCCTTGGCGGCGGATTTGCTGCCCATGGCGTCGATGGCCGAGGCGGGCGGCCCCAGGAAAATCAGCCCGGCGCTTTGCACGGCCCTGGCAAAGTCGGCGTTTTCCGAAAGGAAGCCATAGCCAGGGTGAATCGCCTGAGCGCCGCTGACCCGTGCCGCCTCGATGATCTTGTCGATCAGCAGATAGCTGTCTGCGGCTTTGCTGCCGCCCAGGTCAATGCGGATATCGGCTTCGCGGCTGTGCCGGGCGTTTTTATCAATGGCGCTGTGCACGGCGACGGTGGTCAGGCCCAGGGCTTTGGCGGTGCGCATGATGCGGCAGGCAATCTCGCCGCGATTGGCAACCAGCACGGTGGTCAGGACAGGTGCGCTCATGAGCGAGACTCCTTGGCGGTTTCCAGGGCCCATGCGGGCGAGCGCTTTTCCAGAAAGGCGCGCAAGCCCTCCTGGCCTTCGGCGCTGACCCTGATGCGGGCAATAGCGTTTTCGCACTCCTGACGCAGGGCCGGAGTCAGGACGCCGCTGCCGACTTCGCGCAGCAGGCCCTTGCTCGCGCGCATGGCGTGTGGGCTGTTGAGCAACAGGTTATCGATCCAGTGCTGAACCTGCTGTTCCAGTTCTTCGGGCCGGTAGCATTCGGCAAGCAGGCCGATCTCCCGCGCACGCAAGCCACCAAAGCGTTCGGCGGTCAGGGCATAGCGCCGGGCCGCGCGTTCGCCCATCGCCTGCACCACGAACGGGCTGATGACTGCCGGGGCCAGACCGATGCGAACTTCTGACAGGCAGAACTGCGCATCCTCGCTGCCGATGGCCATGTCGCAACAGCTGACAAGCCCCACCGCGCCCCCAAAAGCAGCCCCCTGAACCACCGCCAGGGTCGGCATGCTCAGGCTGGCGAGGGCGTACATCAGCTCGGCCAGCTCGTGGGCGTCCTTGAGGTTGCTGGCGTAATCCAGATCAGCCGATTGCTGCATCCAGGCCAGATCCGCTCCGGCACTGAAGTGCTTGCCTCGGCCGCGCAGCAGCAAAAAGCGCACTGTGTCGTCGGCTTGCAGCCGGGTCAGCACGCTGATCAGTTCGCCAATCATCTGCCCATTGAAGGCGTTGTTCTTTTCCGGGCGGTTCAGCCACAGCGTGGCGAAGCCCCGGGAGTCGTGAAGCAGTTCTACGCTTTGCAAGTCAGTCATGATCGTTCCTTGGATCACATGCGGAACAGGCCGAAGGTGGTCGGCTCGATGGGCGCATTCAGCGAGGCAGAGAGGGCGAGGGCGAGGATGTCCCGGGTCAGCGCCGGGTCGATCACGCCGTCGTCCCACAAACGTGCGCTGGAGTAGTACGGATGGCCTTGATGCTCGTATTGGTCGAGGATCGGCTGTTTGATCTGCGCCTGCTGCTCGGCCGTGAACGCTTCGCCGCTGCGTTCGGCCTGCTCGCGTTTGACCTGCACCAATACGCCTGCCGCCTGTTCGCCACCCATCACGCCGATCCGCGCGTTGGGCCACATCCATAGAAACCGCGGGTCGTAGGCCCGCCCACACATGCCGTAATTCCCGGCCCCGAAGCTGCCGCCGATGATCACCGTGAACTTGGGCACCTTCGCGCAGGCCACCGCTGTCACCAGCTTGGCACCGTGCTTGGCGATACCGCCCGCTTCGTACTTCTGGCCGACCATGAAACCGGTGATGTTCTGCAGGAACACCAGCGGGATGCCACGCTGGCAGGCCAGCTCGATGAAGTGCGCGCCTTTCTGCGCGGCCTCGGCGAACAGGATGCCGTTGTTGGCCAGAATCGCGACGGGGTAACCGTGCAGGCGCGCGAAGCCGCAGACCAGGGTGGTCCCGAACAAGGCTTTGAATTCATCGAACAGCGAGCCGTCCACCAGCCGCGCGATGACTTCGCGGACATCGAACGGTTGCTTGGCATCTGCCGGGATCACGCCATACAACTCTTCGGCGGCGTACAACGGGCTAATGGGCTCGCCCGCGTTCAGCACGCCCAGCTTGCGCCAGTTGAGGTTGGCGATGCTGCGCCTGGCCAGTTCAAGGGCATGCTCGTCGTTGTCGGCGTAGTGGTCGGCCACCCCTGATGTACGGCAATGCACGTCGGCGCCGCCCAGGTCCTCGGCGCTGACCACTTCACCGGTCGCGGCCTTGACCAGCGGCGGCCCGGCGAGAAAGATCGTCGCTTGCTGGCGCACCATGATCGCTTCGTCGGCCATGGCGGGCACGTACGCACCGCCTGCGGTGCAGGAGCCCATGACGACGGCAATCTGCGGGATACCCTGGGCGCTCATGTTGGCTTGATTGAAGAAGATCCTGCCGAAGTGCTCACGATCCGGAAACACCTCGTCCTGACGCGGCAGGTTGGCGCCACCGGAGTCCACCAGGTAGATGCAGGGCAGACGGTTCTGCTGGGCGATGGTTTGTGCCCGCAGGTGCTTTTTGACGGTCAGCGGGTAATAGGAACCGCCTTTGACCGTGGCGTCGTTGGCGATGATCATGCATTCGACGCCTTCGACTCGACCGATACCGGCAATAACCCCGGCAGCCGGGACGTCTTCGTCGTAGACAGCAAAGGCTGCCAGCTGGCCGATTTCCAGAAATGGCGAGCCAGTGTCGAGCAGACGATTGATCCGCTGGCGGGGCAACAGCTTGCCGCGCGAGGTATGGCGCTCCTGGGCCTTGGGCCCGCCGCCTTGCTGGACTTTGCCCAGTAGTGCGCGCAGGGCGTTGACCTGCTCCAGGAGGTTTGCGCTGTTGGCGGCAAACTCGTCGGAGCGTGGGTTGATGCGTGTATGAAGAATGGTCATGGCGACTCCGTAGCAGCGACAAGCTCTAAGCTGCAAGCCGCAAGATGAGTGTGCTTGCCGCTTGAAGCTTGCCGCTCGCAGCTACTGTTATTTGGACTCATTGAACAACTCACGCCCAATCAGCATCCGGCGGATCTCGCTGGTCCCGGCGCCGATCTCGTAGAGTTTGGCGTCGCGCAACAGTCGGCCAGCGGGGAATTCGTTGATGTAGCCGTTGCCACCCAGAATCTGGATCGTCTCCAGGGCCATCTGTGTCGCGCGCTCGGCGCTGTAGAGGATCACGCCTGCGGCGTCCTTGCGGGTGGTTTCGCCTCGCTCGCAGGCTTGCGCGACGGCGTACAGATAGGCGCGGCTGGCGTTGAGCTGGGTGTACATGTCAGCGATCTTGCCCTGGATCAGCTGAAATTCGCCGATGCTCTGGCCGAATTGCTTGCGGTCATGGATATAGGGCACGACCACGTCCATGCAGGCTTGCATGATCCCGGTGGGCCCGCCAGCCAGCACCACGCGTTCGTAATCCAGCCCGCTCATCAGCACCTTCACGCCACCGTCCAGGGCGCCGAGCAGGTTTTCTTCCGGGACCTCCACGTCGTCGAAAAACAGCTCGCAGGTGTTGGAGCCGCGCATGCCCAGCTTGTCGAACTTGTTGCCACGGGAAAACCCTTTCCAGTCGCGCTCGACGATGAATGCGCTGATGCCATGGGCGCCTTTTTGCAAGTCAGTTTTGGCGTAGATCACATAAGTGTTGGCGTCCGGCCCGTTGGTGATCCAGGTCTTGCTGCCATTGAGGATGAAGTGATCGCCACGCTTTTCGGCACGCAGCTTCATCGACACCACATCAGAACCTGCGTTGGGCTCACTCATGGCCAACGCCCCGACATGCTCGCCGCTGATGAGGCGGGGCAGGTACTGGGCTTTCTGCGCGGCGGTGCCGTTGCGGTTGATCTGATTCACACACAGGTTCGAGTGCGCGCCGTAAGACAACGCCACCGACGCCGAGCCACGGCTGATTTCTTCCATGGCCACCACATGCGCCAGATACCCCAGCCCGGCGCCGCCATATTGTTCGTCGACGGTGATGCCCAGTAGACCCATATCGCCGAACTTGCGCCACATATCAGCCGGGAACAGATTATCCCGATCGATCTGCGCAGCGCGGGGAGTAATTTCAGCTGCGACGAAGGACTGAACCTGATCACGCAACATATCAATCGTTTCGCCCAGAGCGAAGTTAAGGCTGGGGTAACTCATGGGTAGCGTTCCTTATTATTTTTGGATGGGTCGCTATGACCTTTACGTTAACGTAAGCCTGGGGCAGTCAGGATGTCAACTGACTGTATGAGGCGTAATCAGCGGTGGTGCAATGCATCAGGATTTTCGCGGTCGTAAGAGCGGCCGAGCGGCGTTACGCTTTAGCCGCGAGCGGCAGTGCAGCCACTGAAGATTTAGCGGCATGACCAACGTTCTCGGTTGAAGCCGCTCCTTGTATGTCTGTAGTTTCGACGAATCAGAGGTATGCCTTTAACCGAGTGCCGACAACAGCATCCGGGTGCTGCTGGGTCAGGTTCCGTCCTGACGGCCGGGTCACTTTTGGTGCCAAAAGTAACCAAAACCTCTGCGCTGGCGTACGGCCCCCGCTTCGCGGCGGTTCCTTCGCTCCGGCACCGTGGGGCGGGCACGCGCCGACGGGCCATCCATGGCCCAACGGCGCTCGCTCGGCATCCATGCCGAGCGACCCACCCCACGGCACCTCCACTCAGCCTCCCGACGCGCATTTTGCGTCGTCTGTGAAATTGCGGCAGGAAAGCAAAAAGCAAATCTGCTTAGCAGATTTCTCCAGCATGACCTCACTTCTTCCTGACTCACAAGCTGCTTTTGATTCTGGGGGTATGCGCAAAATTTATGAGCGACACACATTGCGACTTGTGGCCGGCCGAGCGCAGGTATTGCGCAGTGGGCAACCCGGCATGGATGCCGGGTTAGCCGCACCGGGCCATGGATGGCCCATTGCGGCGGCCCACGGAGCAATGCCGGAGTGAGGGAAGTCTGAGCCTTGGCGAAGACCCGGACAAAGGAGCGGAAGCGCTTTGGTTACTTTCGTCTGGGCCGGCATTCCGGCTTTTCGAAAGTGACGCGCCGTAAGGGCGCAAAGGTGAATCAGCGTCGCCGCCGCTGCTGGATATAGATGTTTTAGGGCGCTCCCAACAGAGTATCTACAGGGGCACTGAGGATCCGTAGAAAGCAGAAAGGGGAGCCTGGGCTCCCCTTCAAATTACTGCATGCTCTTTATTATTGTTGGGCGGCCTGTTGTTGTTTTTGGTGGCCGTACCCTTGTCGCTGTTTTTGAGCGATCCCCATTCGGGATCAAGAGCAAACGTATTTTTTTGAGCGCTGATGCTGCTTCTACCTCTGCCTCTACAGCAGTGATCCAACCAGTGGGACGCTACCTGAAGGTAGTTTTATTGTTCTCTGCCCGGTTGCGAGGTTCTCTTTCGAGGCCCTCCGAAAAGCGATCCACTCCAAAAAAATCTGTTAGCTGCGCCTCTGTCCGTGTTGTTCTTGTTATGTCAGAGCCGTACATGTTGTTTTTATTGGGTTACTGCATATTTTTTGTTTTTGTTGTGCCAGAGATATAGCAGGAGCCGTGCCAGTTTTTGCAAAGCCCCATAAATCAAGGGTTTGGGCAGTGCGGGGAGCTGGCGAAGGATAAATATTCGTCAGCATTTGTTTCCGTGTTACCCGTTTTTCCGCAAAAGCCGGGGGAGGGTAACACTCTGTGACAACATGTCGCACCTGCGCCATGGCTTTTATCCGACCAGCCGGGCTATTGCGACTCGTGAGCCATTGGGCCGCCCCAGAACCTCGGATATCCGCTGGCCCGCCAGGATCAACCGGTCCAGATCGACGCCGGTTTCGATACCCAGCCCTTGCAGCATATACAGCACGTCTTCACTGGCGACATTCCCGCTGGCACCTTTGGCGTAAGGGCAACCGCCCAGGCCCGCCACCGAGCTGTCGAACACCTGGATGCCCTCAAGCAGGCTGGCGTAGATGTTGGCCAACGCCTGGCCATAGGTGTCATGGAAATGCCCGGCAATCTTGCCGCGCGGTATCTGCCTGGCCACTTCCTCGATCAACGTTCTGGTCGCGCCCGGGGTGCCGACGCCAATGGTGTCGCCCAGCGACACTTCATAGCAGCCCATGTCGATCAGCTCGTTCGCCACAGAGGCAACCTGCTGCGGGGCGATCTGGCCGTCGTAAGGGCAGCCCAGTACACAGGACACATAGCCACGCACGTGGATCCCGTGTAGCCGCGCCGCCTGCATGATCGGCGCAAAACGTTCGAGGCTTTCGCTGATCGAGCAATTGATATTGCGTTGGGAGAACGCCTCCGAGGCGGCAGCGAAGACAGCCACTTCTCTGGCACCTGCGGCGAGGGCGTCCTCAAAACCTCGCAGGTTGGGCGTCAGCGCTGAGTAGGTCACCCCATCACGACGCTGTATGC of the Paucimonas lemoignei genome contains:
- the accA1_2 gene encoding biotin carboxylase; translated protein: MSAPVLTTVLVANRGEIACRIMRTAKALGLTTVAVHSAIDKNARHSREADIRIDLGGSKAADSYLLIDKIIEAARVSGAQAIHPGYGFLSENADFARAVQSAGLIFLGPPASAIDAMGSKSAAKALMEQAGVPLVPGYHGQAQDAETFRAAAERIGYPVLLKATAGGGGKGMKVVERAADMADALASAQREAASSFGNAQMLVEKYLLKPRHVEIQVFADQHGHCLYLNERDCSIQRRHQKVVEEAPAPGLSPSLRAAMGEAAVRAAQSIGYVGAGTVEFLLDARGDFFFMEMNTRLQVEHPVTEAITGLDLVEWQLRVAQGEVLPLTQAQVPLRGHAIEVRLYAEDPDNEFLPATGTLQVYRESAAGAGRRVDSGVEQGDNVSPFYDPMLGKLIAWGENREQARLRLLAMLDEFVVGGVKTNLPFLRRIMAHPGFAAAELDTDFIPRHQAQLLPQSTELSAEFWQAAGAAFIQSEASSARHDDRHSPWSALNGLRFGLPDEIDIHLACAGQHRVVRLTDHADAISTPLSVRHGNTLYLKWAGDLHAITRHDPIATADASHKPQGGLTAPMNGSIVRVLVEVGQRVEAGAQLVVLEAMKMEHNVRAGTCGVITAVHCREGEMVSEGTVLVALQYLDNETSQQSAEGGV
- the fcbB1 gene encoding 3-hydroxypropionyl-coenzyme A dehydratase, translating into MTDLQSVELLHDSRGFATLWLNRPEKNNAFNGQMIGELISVLTRLQADDTVRFLLLRGRGKHFSAGADLAWMQQSADLDYASNLKDAHELAELMYALASLSMPTLAVVQGAAFGGAVGLVSCCDMAIGSEDAQFCLSEVRIGLAPAVISPFVVQAMGERAARRYALTAERFGGLRAREIGLLAECYRPEELEQQVQHWIDNLLLNSPHAMRASKGLLREVGSGVLTPALRQECENAIARIRVSAEGQEGLRAFLEKRSPAWALETAKESRS
- a CDS encoding propionyl-CoA carboxylase, which produces MTILHTRINPRSDEFAANSANLLEQVNALRALLGKVQQGGGPKAQERHTSRGKLLPRQRINRLLDTGSPFLEIGQLAAFAVYDEDVPAAGVIAGIGRVEGVECMIIANDATVKGGSYYPLTVKKHLRAQTIAQQNRLPCIYLVDSGGANLPRQDEVFPDREHFGRIFFNQANMSAQGIPQIAVVMGSCTAGGAYVPAMADEAIMVRQQATIFLAGPPLVKAATGEVVSAEDLGGADVHCRTSGVADHYADNDEHALELARRSIANLNWRKLGVLNAGEPISPLYAAEELYGVIPADAKQPFDVREVIARLVDGSLFDEFKALFGTTLVCGFARLHGYPVAILANNGILFAEAAQKGAHFIELACQRGIPLVFLQNITGFMVGQKYEAGGIAKHGAKLVTAVACAKVPKFTVIIGGSFGAGNYGMCGRAYDPRFLWMWPNARIGVMGGEQAAGVLVQVKREQAERSGEAFTAEQQAQIKQPILDQYEHQGHPYYSSARLWDDGVIDPALTRDILALALSASLNAPIEPTTFGLFRM
- a CDS encoding acyl-CoA dehydrogenase produces the protein MSYPSLNFALGETIDMLRDQVQSFVAAEITPRAAQIDRDNLFPADMWRKFGDMGLLGITVDEQYGGAGLGYLAHVVAMEEISRGSASVALSYGAHSNLCVNQINRNGTAAQKAQYLPRLISGEHVGALAMSEPNAGSDVVSMKLRAEKRGDHFILNGSKTWITNGPDANTYVIYAKTDLQKGAHGISAFIVERDWKGFSRGNKFDKLGMRGSNTCELFFDDVEVPEENLLGALDGGVKVLMSGLDYERVVLAGGPTGIMQACMDVVVPYIHDRKQFGQSIGEFQLIQGKIADMYTQLNASRAYLYAVAQACERGETTRKDAAGVILYSAERATQMALETIQILGGNGYINEFPAGRLLRDAKLYEIGAGTSEIRRMLIGRELFNESK
- the yngG_2 gene encoding hydroxymethylglutaryl-CoA lyase produces the protein MHIPKKVRLVEVGPRDGLQNEAQSISTADKVQLVDDLSSAGLSHIEVGSFVSPKWVPQMAGSAETFTGIQRRDGVTYSALTPNLRGFEDALAAGAREVAVFAAASEAFSQRNINCSISESLERFAPIMQAARLHGIHVRGYVSCVLGCPYDGQIAPQQVASVANELIDMGCYEVSLGDTIGVGTPGATRTLIEEVARQIPRGKIAGHFHDTYGQALANIYASLLEGIQVFDSSVAGLGGCPYAKGASGNVASEDVLYMLQGLGIETGVDLDRLILAGQRISEVLGRPNGSRVAIARLVG